The DNA region TGAGCAGAACGGTGCCGCCTTCATCGGCGATGCCGCGGATTCGTTCCCACAGGGCAGCGCGGGACTGCACGTCGACGCCCAGAGTCGGCTCGTCCAAGACCACCACCGACGGCTCCGTCAGCAGTGCCCGGGCCAGCGCGAGGCGCCGCTGCATGCCTCCGGAGTAGGTGCCAGCCCGGTCGTCTTCCCGCTCCGTGAGCCCAACGAGGTCGAGGACCTCGGCGATGCGCTCCGCGCGACGGTCCCGGGGCACACCGTACAGACGCGCATGGAAGGTGAGGTTCTCGCGGGCGGTCAGGTCGTTGTACAGCGCCGTCTCCTGGGGCACCACTCCCAGTCGCGCCCGCACGGCGGCCACGTCCTCCCGCACATCCACCCCTTCGCACCGGACCGTGCCTGCCGTCGGGCGCAGCAGGCCGCACAGAAGGTTCACGGCCGTCGTCTTGCCTGAACCGTTAGGGCCGAGCAATCCGAACACCTGGCCCGTGGCCACCGTGAGACACAGGTCATCCAGCGCGACCAGGTCATCCGCCCGCTTCCGGGCGAACACCATCCGCAGATTCTCGAACTCCAGCGCCGCTACACCCATACCCATGTGAGTTCCCCTTTCACCACCCGGAGAGCCGCGGAGGCCTAGTGGCTCGCGTCAGTTGACATCCTCAGACCGGCAGGCGGACTATTCAACTGTGGTGAATAAAGGACGAGGGCGGCCATCCCAACCCACCGGTGCACGGGAGCGCCTCCTCCACGCAGCGCGTGCGCGGTTCAGGACCCACGCATATGCCGACTGCACGGTCCGCGCGATCGCGAAGGACGCGCAGGTGGACCACTCGCTGGTGAATTACTACTTCGGGTCGAAGGAGGGCCTGTTCCGCGCGGTCATGGAGCTCGTGGTCACCCCTGCGGAGGTCCTCGAAGCAGCCATGGCCCGGGCTGTACCGACGAACCTCGCGCCCTCCCTTCTGGACGCCGCCCTCGCCGCATGGGATGTCCCCCAGCAGCAGCTCGTACTCAGTCAACTGTTCAACGGGTCACTGACCGATCCGGCCACCCATCGGGTCATGACCGAGTACTTCCAAAGCCAGCTGGTCACCCGCATCGCCGCGATCATCGGCGGCCCAGACGCCAGCCGGTGGGCCAGCGGCGTTGCGGCCACCATCACAGGCGTGTTCTTCACCCGCTACGTCCTACGCCTAGAGCCCATCGCCTCTATGAGCCGCGCGGAGATCGTCCGCTACCTCACCCCAGCCCTCGACGCGAGCCTGCGGGCGAGGGCGCCTTGCCCCGACAAGGGTCGCTAAACGAACGCACACCGGCTCTCCGGCGAGTTCCACAGCCCGGCTAACAGGACCACGATTGGCGGAACACCACCGGAGCACGACCACGCGTGTGCACGCGACTCCAGACACCTGTGCAGACCACTTCGGAAACTGACTCAAGCCACACTCGCCGCGCGGGGGGAGAGGGCCGACCGAAACGCACGACCGAAGCCCACAGTGGCCTCATGGCCTGGTAGACGCCCCAGGTGACCTCGACCTCGATGTGGGCGTCGTCGGCGAACAGTGCCCCGATCCGTGCGCGCTGGGTGTCGGTGAGCAGGTCGGCGCCGGTGTGCAGGGTGCGCCGGGCCCGGTAGAGGGGGTCGTTCATGCGGCCGCGGTGAGCGTGGAGTTCCTGCTGGATGCGTCGGCGGCACCGGTCCAGCGCGTCACCGGCCAGGTGGGCGACGTGGAAGGGGTCCATGACCGCCACGGCGTCGGGCAGCTCTTCGGTGGTGACGGTCTTGAACCCGGTGAACCCGTCCATCTCGACGACCTCGACCCCCGCCCGCCATGACTCGGGCCGAGCAGCGAGCCACGCCTTGAACGCCTGCTTGGAGCGGCCTTCGACCATGTCCAGCAACCGGGCCGGCCCTGTGCCGTCGCGGACGCCGGTGAGGTCGATGACGACCGTGACGTACTTCTCGCCGCGGCGGGTGTGACGCCACACGTGCTCGTCGACACCGATCACCGCTACGGCGTCGAACCGGTGCGGGTCGTCGATCAGGACCCGCCGACCCTCGACCAGGGGGACCGCGTTGTTGGCGGTGTTCCACGAGACCGCCAGGGCCTCAGCGACCCTAGCGACGGTCAGATGCGCCACGACCAGAGCCTCCAGCGCCCACCCCACCGCCCGGCGGGACCGCTTCGACCGGGGCTCGGCCGCCAGGCTGGTGTCCTGACGACACACGTGAGCGCACCCGGTGCACCGCTAGCGGCGCACCGTGACCTTCAAGACGGTGGGACGCCACCCGAACGGCTCGTGCGCCAGCCGCCGGGTCACCGTGTCCCTCGCGGCGCCCTCGCACCCGCAGCGCCGA from Cellulomonas sp. KRMCY2 includes:
- a CDS encoding ABC transporter ATP-binding protein, with the translated sequence MGMGVAALEFENLRMVFARKRADDLVALDDLCLTVATGQVFGLLGPNGSGKTTAVNLLCGLLRPTAGTVRCEGVDVREDVAAVRARLGVVPQETALYNDLTARENLTFHARLYGVPRDRRAERIAEVLDLVGLTEREDDRAGTYSGGMQRRLALARALLTEPSVVVLDEPTLGVDVQSRAALWERIRGIADEGGTVLLTTNYMEEAQALADNLAIIDRGKLVTTGTPAGLRHQFGRSFIELRTDVPADQRAAVTHLPGISAAEWRPDGTVSLSADGHPETLETTLAWFTQQGHHPQLIGVRTPDLNDVFLALTGKALRDGGAA
- a CDS encoding TetR/AcrR family transcriptional regulator; the protein is MNKGRGRPSQPTGARERLLHAARARFRTHAYADCTVRAIAKDAQVDHSLVNYYFGSKEGLFRAVMELVVTPAEVLEAAMARAVPTNLAPSLLDAALAAWDVPQQQLVLSQLFNGSLTDPATHRVMTEYFQSQLVTRIAAIIGGPDASRWASGVAATITGVFFTRYVLRLEPIASMSRAEIVRYLTPALDASLRARAPCPDKGR